In Accipiter gentilis chromosome 17, bAccGen1.1, whole genome shotgun sequence, one DNA window encodes the following:
- the TNNI2 gene encoding troponin I, fast skeletal muscle has translation MLQLAATEIEREAAAKEAEKQNYLAEHCPPLSLPGSMQELQELCKKLHAKIESVDEERYDTEVKLQKTNKELEDLSQKLFDLRGKFKRPPLRRVRMSADAMLRALLGSKHKVCMDLRANLKQVKKEDTEKEKDLRDVGDWRKNIEEKSGMEGRKKMFEAGES, from the exons ATGCTCCAGCTTGCTGCCACTGAAAtagaaagagaagcagctgctAAAGAAGCGGAAAAGCAAAACTACCTGGCAGAGCATTGCCCTCCTCTGTCACTCCCAGGATCCATGCAGGAACTTCAG GAGCTGTGCAAAAAGCTTCATGCCAAGATAGAGTCAGTGGATGAGGAGAGGTATGACACAGAAGTGAAGCTACAGAAGACTAACAAGGAG CTGGAAGACTTGAGCCAGAAGCTCTTTGACCTGCGGGGCAAGTTCAAGAGGCCGCCCCTGCGCAGGGTGCGCATGTCCGCTGATGCGATGCTGCGGGCCCTGCTGGGCTCCAAGCACAAGGTCTGCATGGACCTCCGAGCCAACCTGAAGCAAGTCAAGAAGGAGGACACTGAGAAG GAGAAGGACCTCCGTGATGTTGGTGACTGGAGGAAGAACATTGAGGAGAAGTCCGGCATGGAGGGCAGGAAGAAGATGTTCGAGGCTGGCGAGTCTTAA